The Streptomyces sp. A2-16 sequence CCATGCGCGTGGGCCCGCGAAAACGAAAGGCGCGTTGACGGGTGTTCCAGGATTCCCCCATCTACGACCGACTCGTCGCCGAGCGCGGCGACGTCCCCGCTCTGACCCGCAGGGAGGCCGAGCGCGTACGCAGGGAGCTGGAGTACGTCATGCGGCCCCTGCAGTCCCTCATGCCCCCGCCCGCCCCCGAGCGTCCGGCCTCGCCCGGACAGGGATGGGTGCCCGCCCTTCCGCCGGCCGCCCCGCGGCCCTACTGAACCGGCCTCAGGAGACCGCGGTGTTCGCGCCGTTGGCGCGGGAGCGGGGATCCGGACCGGGCCGGGCCAGCCACTCGGCGATGCTGCGTGCGATCGGCTGGCCCGTGTCCACCTCGACGAAGCCGAACTGCCCCGACTGGTTGCACTCCAGGAACCACCAGGTCCCGTCCCCGTCCTCGGCGAAGTCGAACGCTCCGTACGCCAGTTCGGCCGCGCGGAGATAGGCCAGGACGGCCGCGGCCACCCGCGGCGGAACCTCGGTGGGCTGCCAGGAGGAGGTCGGCGGGGCGAACCGGACGTCCACCTCGTCGTCGGCGCCGCAGACCTTCCGGGCGGCCAGCATCGTCTCGCCCACGACGGTCAGGCGTATGTCGGCCCGTTTGGCGACCCGCCGCTGCAGCAGGGTCGGGCCGAACGCGACGGCCGCGAAATCGGTGTCCGGCGCGACCCGGCTGGTCGGCACCGCCCGCGGCGGGTCCTGCGGATGCGCGCCGGAGACCGGCTTGACCACCAGGTCGGGATAGCGCTCGGCGAACTCACGGGCCGCCTGCGGAAACGTTGTCACGATGGTCGCCGGGACGGGCAGGCCGCAGCGCTGGGCGAGCCGTAGCTGCCAGGGCTTGTGACGGGCCCGGCGAGCCGCGTCGGGATGGTTCATCCAGCGGGCGTCACTGCCCCGGAGCATGCCGTACAGCGCCTGAGCGGACTCCTCGGTCAGCCACTCGGACGGCGCCCCCGCCCGCGCCGCGGGGGTGCCGGGGCGGCGGACCCAGATCGAGCGCAGCCCCGAGATGCCCACCAGACGGCCGCCGACCGACAGGTGACCGCGGAAGGCGCCGTGCACGTACTCCGCGGACAGCGCGACGCCGTCGGTCAGGTCGGCCGGGTCGAGCCGGACCACCGGCACCCCCGTGGCGTTGAGGTGCAGGACGACCATGTCGGCCGTCACGTCCTCTTCGCAGGTCAGAATCAACACGGTCATCGGTTGCCCGTCCGTGTTCAGTCGTCGAAGTGTGTCTTGGAGCCCGCCGTGCTCGTGGTGGTCCCCAGCTCCCTCATCAGCGCGTGGTCGCGGGCCGCGACCCGGCCGTCCATGAGCACGTTCAACTGCAGCCCGGAGTCGTAGACGTACGGAGTGGTCGCCTCCAACGTCGCTGCCGGACGTGCGTAGTTGAGCGCGAACGGTTGCATCGTCTCTCCCTCGCCGGTACTGCCTCTCGCAGACGGCCGTCTCCCCACGACGCCGTCAGGTCAGCCGAGTTGCTTCGGCTTCCAGAGACTTATACGAATCGAACGAGTGATTGGTTTCCTTACACTGCGTAATCACCGTCGGCGGGACGTCTCCCGCTCCGGCCCGTCGAGCCGCAGCGCGGCCCGGTCGGCGGCGGAACCGCGCAGCGTACGCAGCGCGAGCAACAGGACGCCGATGTCGTCGAGATACACCGGATCGGGCACCAGATCGGTGGGCAGCACGAAGTACAACAGGGCGCCCCAGAACACCCAGCGGGGCCCGGTGGGAAGGCCCGCCCGGCGCAGACCGCGCCGGGTTCTCACCAGCCGTACCAGCAGTCCCACGGCCACCGCCAGCGCCAGCGCCGCGAGCACCGCGACGACGACGATCAGTGCTGTGGTCGAATCCACGGGCCGACCTCCTCCTCCGGGCGCCGAACGGCGCACTGTCTGACGGATTCCCGCATCCGGCCCCGCTATGGCTCACGGGCCCGTGCCACTCACACGCGTGGCGCATCCGAGTGGCACGCCGTCATGCACCCGCTTACCAATGGAGACCTCAATGTCGCGGTCGCACGACGGGGGGCGCGAGGCCGCGACCGCACTCTTTGTCTGGAGCACAGCATGACCACCGGCCCGACAGCAGCTCACCCGAACGAACCCGGCATACCGATGGACCGGTCGTACGGCGATCCCGTCGGCGACCTGGTGCGTGCCGCCGTGGCCGACCGTCCCCTGGAGGACGTCGTCCACCTCATCACCCTGCTGGAACAGTCGCCCGAGTACGCGCGGGCCACCGGCGCGGCCCTGCGCGCGGTCGGTGTGGACCGTTCCGTGGAGGACGTCACCCGGCTCGTCGCCCTGCTGACCCGCCCGCCACGGGACGCGGACAGCGCCGACGAGGCGATCCGGGCCGCCGCCGAGTGCCGTCCCGTGGCCGACGTGACCCGACTGGTGGCCCTGCTGAACCGGTCCGAACTCCAGCCCCACTGCGGCCAGGAGGCGGTGCGCGCGGCGGCGACCGGCCGGCCCGTGGAGGAACTCGTCGAGCTCATCGGGCGGCTGGCGACGGAGAAGTCCCCGCAGTCCCCACTGCCGTCGTACGAGGACCTCGGCGAGGAGCGGCGGAGCGAACCGGAGACGTCGGCCGGGCCGGGGACGGGCGCCTTCCCGGCCCCTCCGTCGCGTCCCCCCGCGCAGAGGCGGCCCCGAAGGGCACCGGCCTGGCCGAGCATGGTCGCCGCCCTGGCGCTGCTGGTCTGCGGTGCCCTGTGCTTCCCCGCGCACCGCGACGGAGCGTCCCCGCGGGTGTACGGCTTCGCGCTCGGCGTGTCGATCCTGTGCGTCGTGCTGGGCCTGCTGATGGTCCGGCCCTTCCTTCCGGTGCTGGCCCTCGCGGTCGTCGTGCCGGCCGGGGTGGCCGCCGGCCAGTTGCTCGACGGGCGGTTCCGCTCGGCGGGGCTCGCCCGGGCGCTGGAACTGCCGCTCGCGCCTGCCTGGGTGGCGGGGACGGCGGCCGTGTGCGCGTCGCTGGCCGCGCTGACCGCCCTCGTGGTGCACCTCGCCTCGCCGCCGGCTCCGGACCGCGTCCTGACCGAGCGGCGGACGGCGGAGGCGGTCCGCGAACCGGCCGACGCTCCGTTGGCCCCCTAGCCGACGCACCCCTCGGGAAACCGGGGACTTCAGAAGCCGCCCCTCTCCCGGATGCCGTTCAGCAAGCGGTCCGGGGTGAGGGGCAGCTTGCGCGGGCGCACGCCGGTGGGGTGGATGAGGGCGTTGTCGATCGCGGCCGCTGTCCCCACGATGCCGAGTACGTCCTCAACTCCCGTACCGCGCCCCCGGTTCGTCGGCGGTATGACCCTGGGGCTCGGTACGGCACCGACCGGGGGCAGCAGGACGGACGCCCCCGCCTAGGCTGGCGCCATGAATGCCGACGTGCTGCGCGCCGCCTACGGAGCCTTCGCGAACGTCGTCCGCCCGCTCGGGGACGAGGAGTCCTGGCGGCCCACCGGCTGCGCGGGGTGGGCGGTGCGCGACCTGGTCTTCCACTGCGCCGGTGACGCCCAGCGGGCCCTGGTCGCCCTGCACACGCCCGCGGCCGGGCCGCCCGACCGGGACGCGGTGACCTACTGGCGGGACTGGGCGCCCGACCCTGTCGGCGCGGCGCAGGGCCGGCGCTGGAACCGGGTGAGCGCCAGCATGTTCCTCGACTTCCACCAGCTGCGCGACCTTTACCTGGAGACCACCGCGGCCACCGTGAACGCCGCCGCGGACGCCCCGCCGGATCTGCGGGTCCGTACCCAGGGCCATGTGCTGACGGCCGAGGACCTCGTGCTCACTCTCGCCGTCGAGGCCACCGTCCACCACCTCGACCTCGTCACCGACCTGCCGGACGCGCCCGGCCCGTCACCCGCCGGACTGGCCGCGGTGCGCGCCACTCTGGACGGCCTCCTGGGGTGGCCCGTCCCGATCGAATGGAGCGACGAGCACTACGCCCGCGCCGCCACCGGACGCACGCCGCTCACGGACGCCGAACGCCTCGCCCTCGGCGCGGACGCGGACCGCTTCCCGCTGTTCAGCTGATCTGCCGGTCCGGGTCCTCGGGGTGGGTCGCGGGCCGCCGGGTGCCCTTCCACCGGCCGAAGGTCCGAGAGAGCTGCTGCAACGGCGACGTGGCCTCCGCGTCCGCCGGGGGCTGCGGCGCCGGGGCGTTCTCGCGGTAGACCGCCAGCGCTTCGTTCGCCCGCTCGGCGGCCTCCCGGTACAGGTCCCGGGACTTCGTCATGGCCTCCAGCGCCTCGGCGTACATCGTCACCAGCGCGCGCTCGCGCTCGAGTTCCTCCTCCAGCGTCAGCAGCTGCCACTGCTCCCGCAGCGCGGTCACGGCCGCCTCGCCGCCGTCCGGAAGCGGCTTGGGCATCGCGGCGTAGCGCGTCACCGTCGCGATCAGCTCGGTGGGCTCCGAGCCGTCGAGGAACACACTGCGTACGGAGAAGTCCTGGCCGTCGTAGCCGGGCGGCACCGGTGTCCCGGGCAGCACCACGGCTCCGCCGCGCGGTACCTCCACGCCGAACTCCTTCACGGCCCAGTTCAGGACCCGCAGCTGGTGCGGCTGCGCCCGGTGCTCCACGATCCGGTGGCGCAGACCGGGCGGCAGCATGTCGGCCAGCGGGCGGCGGCCGCGCTGGTCGGTGGTCATGGCCTCGTGGACGACGACATGCACCGCCCAGCTGCCGCGCACCGCCTGCCGGAGCACCCGTCGTACGTCCTTGTCCTCCTCGGGCAGCACGCTCAGGTCGCGCAGGCGCAGTCCCGTCGCGGCGTCACGGTCCCAGAAGACGTCGTCGCCGTCGGGCCAGAACATGGTCGCGGGCGAGGGCCACCGCAGATCCCACGGCTGCTCCGCCTCGGCCGCCAGCACCCACTCCTGACCGCCGCTCGACACGGGGGCGAGCGAGAGCCGGGCCCGGACGGTCACCTCGTCGGCGACCCGCCAGCGGGCCTCGAAGACGCGCTCCTGAGCGTCCCCGGTCTCGGACGGCTCCTGGAAGTCGTCGAGGGTCGCGCTCTCCTTCAGTCGCTCCAGATTCCGGCGCAGGACGTCGGCCGCGTCGGATCCGAGATGGCGGCCGCGGGCCAGCCAGACGGTGGGAGGTGCGGTGGGGTCTGCCGTGGAAGTGCTTGACATGAGTCCATCTGTGAGAGGGGGTGGTGCGTGCCAGGGCCAAGTATCGTCGCCGCCGCCCCGTACGGACCAGGCGGGGTCCGTCACGCGGACACGTCCGGCGGGCGGGGACGCCGGAACGGGACGCTCCTCGTGATCTGCCCCGCGCACACGGGGCGCACACGCTCCGCACCGAGCAACCGCGTTTCACCCATGCCCGGTTCGGTGCCCGGCACGCCAAAATGACCCCTCGAACAGGGCCCGCCCACCATCCGCTTGGGGCGGGCCCTGTTCACCGTCCCTGCCCGATTCCGCGTTTCGGCTCGCTGAATATATCGGGAGCCGATATATTCGTGTTCATGGCACCGAGGAACATGACACAGGCGGCGTTCTTCGTACTGACCGCTCTCGCCGATCAGCCGCGGCACGGCTACGGCATCCTGCGCGAGGTCGAGGAACTGTCCGAGGGCGCCGTGCAGATGCGCGTCGGCACCCTCTACGGCGTACTGGACCGGCTCACCGCCGACGCCCTGATCGTGCTGGACCGCGAGGAGGTGCAGCAGGGCCGGCTGCGGCGCTACTACCGCCTCACCGACGAGGGGGCCGCGGCTCTGGACGCCGAGGCGGAGCGGCTGGCCGCCGGGGCGAGCGCCGCGAAGAAGCGGATCGCCGAGGGGCGGCGTACCCCCGGACGCGCTCCCGGGACCGTCCCCGGAGCGACCGACGCGCCCGCCACGGGCCGTGGACTCGCCGGAGGGCTGGCATGACGACCCTGCTGGAGACCCGCTACCGCGCCGTCCTGCGCCTGCTGCCGACCTACTACCGGCGCGAGCGCGAGGAGGAGATGGTCGAGACCTACCTCTGGGACGTCGACCAGGAGACCCAGGACCAGAGCCGGCCCACCCTCGGCGAGGTGGCGAGCATCGTCGCCCTGGCGGTGCGCAGCAGGCTCGGCGCGCCCGCCGCACCCCGCCGGTACGCCGTGCTGGGCTCGGCCGTCCGCCTCTTCGCACTCTTCGCCGTCCTGTTGCAGGCGGCGTCCGCCGTGGTCGACCGGGTGCTCGGGCTGACCTGGGCCTCGACCCGTGGCGGGCGTCAGTGGGACAACTTCGTGGACGGCTTCACCGGTCACGGGGTGTGGGCCGGTGCCGTCGGGGTCGCCCAGTGGTTCCTGCCGCTGCTGTGGACGGTCGCCTACTTCGCGCTCCTGCGTGACCACCGCCGTCTCGCCCAGGCCTCAGCGCTCGTGGCGGCCGTTCCGACACTGCTGCCGCTGGTCGACCTCTGGGCCCTCGACTTCGCCCCCTCGGACTCCGCGTATGCCGTCGCGGCCGCCGTGCTGGCCTGGTCGTCGGCGCTGGCGCTCTGTGCGGCCCACCATCGCGACGCGCCCCCGGCGGCTCTCCCCGCGGGCACGCCCGGTCTCGTCTTCGCCGCCTGCAGTGTGCTGATGGGCGGGTCCGTCGTGGCTCTGCCCGGCGGGGTCGACACCGTCTGGGCGCTCGTCACCTGCTACCTCGTGACGGCTCTCGCCTGGCTGTTGTACCGCGTACGCGGCGAGCGGCGTGTCCCCGCGGGAGAGGCCGCCGCCCTCGCGGCACTGGGGCTGCTCCTCCTGGCGGTCCGGATCGCCGCGGTCTACCCGTGGCTCGACGTCCTGCCCGGGGCACTGCGTGTGGGCGTCCTGACCCAGGCGGCGGCCCTGGTCGCCCTGACCGCCGCGCTGGCCGTGGTGAGCGGACGCGACCTGCTCAGCCGTGGAACGTGATGTACCCGTTGCCGTCCCGGTCGTTGGCGCGCTTCGTGTACGCGTGGGTGTCGGCGTGGGCGCCCGACAGCTTGTACAGGTAGATGGTGTCCTTGTCGTTGTTCCACATGAAGTTGCAGTTGTCGCGGTACACGACGTTCTTCGCGTCCGAGTCGTCGCCGCGGCCGCCCCGGAGCTTGACGTAGTCGCCGGGCTGGAGGGAGTGACTGGCGGTGAACGTGAACTTGTTGCCCGCGGCGTCCTTCACGACGTACCCCTTGAGGTTCACCGTCGCGGTCCTCGAGTAGTTCTTGATCGTCAGGTACTCCTCGTCGGTGTTGCCGGTGGCACAGCTGTTGGAGTCCCGGCCCGGGGCGTCGTACTGCACGCCCTTCAGCTTGAGCGCCGACGAGTACTCGGCGGCGTGGGCCGGGATCGCGCTCAGCACGGTCAGCGCACCTGCGGCCGCGACGGCGGCTATGTGTCCTCTGCGCATGGAAATGCCCCCCTGTGAAGGTCTCGTGAAGACGACCTGGAGCGTATACAACGCGGAGCGACAGGGGGGCTTTTCGGTTGAATCAGTAACCTACTCGGAATGTGGCGTCCTGCTTCTCCGTCGTCGTGGAGATCGGGTCGATGCGCAGGACGTAGTTGGAGTGGCGGATGTAGCGGGTGGGGTTGTTGTACGAGCGGAACGACGTCCAGCTCGCGTCCGCGAGGCCCGCCGTGCGGTAGAAGGTCGCGTCGGCGGCGAACGTCGACGTGCCGTCGTTCGCGTCCAGTTGGAGCGCGTAGTTGTAGTGCCGCAGGTAGCGGGTCGGGTAGTTGACCGACCGGAAGGAGACTCCGGAGCTGTCGGCGAGGCCGGGGACGAGGGTCCACAGCGAGTCCTTGTAGGGCTCGATCGGATACTCGTCGATGCGGCCCACGTAGTCGGAGTGGCGGACGTAACGGGCCGGGTAGTTGTAGGACTTGAGCCGGTTCCAGGCCGGGGCGCCCCACTTGGCCAGCAGGTTGTTGTACTCGGCCGTGGTGATCGTCGTGATGCCGCAGTGCTTGGAGTTGACCGGCTGGGTGTAGGTCTTCTGGTCGAGGGCGGTCCAGGTGCCGGAGGCGAGGCTGCTCGACTGCCAGGCGTAGAAGACGCCGTTGGGTGTGTAGGTGTCGCCCCACAGCCACCAGGTGCCGGTGGTCAGCGACTTGACGACGGTGGGTGCCTCGGTGCCGCCGTGTGCCACGCCCGCGCTGTACTCGGTGAAGCTGCCCGGGTTCAGCGAGGTGGACCTGGCGCTCACCAGCGTCTGGTTCTTCTTGAAGAAGAGGTAGTTGTAGCCGCCGACGCCCACGGCCATGTCGCCGTCGATGACGTCGTACCCGGGGTCGAAGAAGACCTGCGGGGCCGACGCGGTGACGAAGTCGCTGGTGTAGTTGACCATGATCACGTTGTGGCCGCTGGAGTTCACCGAGGAGTAGATGACCGCGTACTGACCCCGGCCCGCGTCCCAGAACGCCTCGGGCGCCCAGCTGTGGGTCGTCATGTCGTGCAGCTTCAGGCGCCGGTAGCCGGTGAAGGTGCGCAGGTCGGTGGAGTCCCAGACGTGGATGTACTGGCTGTTGTAGCTCCAGTCGGTGCCCTTGAGGTCGGTGGCGAGGACGACGAACGTGCCGTTCTGCTTGCGCATCAGGAACGGGTCGCGCAGACCGAGGGCGCCCGCGGTGGGGGTGACCAGGGGGTTGTTCTGGTTGAGCGGCGTCCAGTTCAGACCGTCGGGGCTGACGGCCAGGTGCAGGCCGTAGTCGGTACCGTCGCCGAGGTTGGTGGACTCGGTGAAGTAGACCATCGCGTAGGCCGAGTCGGCGGCCTGTGCGGTGCCCGCGCCGAGCGTCAGGGCGAGCGGTACGGCGGCCGTCATGCCGAGGAGGCCGCGGCGGGTCAGGTGGGGGTTTGCGCTCATCTTGCTCTCCAGGGTGGCGTGCGGGGGCACCTCAATGACCGGGATTTCGAACGAGGTTCGGGAAATCGATCAGAAAGTAGGGCCTGGCCATGAGCGCGTCAATCGTCCCGGCGTTCTTTTGTGCTTCCTGTGCGCCCCGGGGCGCTGGGGGCACCCCGGGGCGAGTGGATCGGCGCCGGGTGGATCAGCGCTGGGTGGATCAGCGCTGGGTGTAGATGAAGCCGATCTTGTCGACCTCGTCGCCGGAGCGGCCGTGGAATCCGGCGATCTGCCAGCCGGTCGGGGCGGTGCGGGTCACGCAGTCGGAGGTGGTGGTGCCGCCGGCCAGGGTGCGGCCGAGGTTGGTCGTGAACTTGGCGTAGAAGATCCGCGTGTGACCGTCCTTCTCCGCCTGGCACAGGTTGGCCGTGGTCACGTACTCGCCGCTGCCGAGCGTCAGTGAGGACGCGGTGCCGCCGGTGCCGCCGTGGGCCAGCGTGGTGCCGTTCGCCAGGGTCACGCTCAGCTGGTCGACCCGGGAGCCCGACCTCAGTCCGATGCTGGTGGCGCGGGCACCGGCGGGGACGCTGACGATGTCGTTGTAGTAGTCCCCGTGCGGGCCGCCGTACTGGTCGCTGAGCTGGAAGGCGGAGTTGCGCGACCAGGTGAACCCGATGGTGATCGGGTCGTGGTCGGAGAGCATCAGCCCGGCGTCGGTGAGGAACTTGGCGTGCTCGTTGTTGTAGGACGTGGCGTTGAGCGAGACGAGCTTGCTGCCGCGGTAGAGGACCTTGTCCACGACCTCGCAGGTGTTGGGGACGGTGGCTCCGGTCTGGTCGCAGACCAGGGCGTCGCTGCCCTTGGCGGGCGCGCTGCCGCCGCGGATCAGCTGGACCCAGGCGTCGGTGAGGCCGTTGGCCGCGCCGAACTCGGCGATGGTGTCGCCGGAGCGGGTGTAGCGGGTGTTGGTGTCACCCATGACGACGACCGCGTTTCCGGCGGAGTGGGTCTTGATGAAGGCGGTGAGCTGGTTGAGGTTGTCCGCGCGTGAGGCGAGGTCGCCGTCGTTGGTGCCCGCGTTGGTGTGCAGGTTGTAGAAGTCGACGTACACGCCCTCGGCGAGGCGTTCGCGCATGAAGGTGAAGCCCTTGGGGGTCAGGCAGTCGCCGGAGTCCACCTGGCAGGAGTTCCAGCGCACCCGCTCGAAGTCGTCCTCGTCGTAGGGGAGTTTCGACAGGGTGTTCAGGCCGCTGCCGATCCCGGCGCCACCGCTGGTGGGGGTGCGGTAGGCGTGGTTGGTGTCGGCCGCGTAGAGGTAGGAGTGGTAGTTGAAGTCCTCCTCGACGTGGACGATGTCGTACGGCGCGATCCGCTGGCCGATCGCCGTGGTGCTCGACTCGCGCGGTGTCGACGAACTGTTGATGGCCGAGGGCAGGCCGGCCACGTTGTACGTGAGCACGTTGAAGCTGCCCGAGTCGGCGGCCGCCGCGGGGGGTGCGGTGACGGTGAGTCCGCCGACGACGGCAGCGACCGCCGCCAGAGCGGCGAAGAATCTGCGCATGGGGAGTGTCTCCTGGGGGAGTGCGCGGGTGAATGGAGCGGGCGGGACAGAAGTTACCGCTGGTTACCCCATGTTGTCGCGGTCTCGCGCGTTCCTTGGTGGTCAAGTTCCCCGTATCTGAAGGGCTGTTGGGATGGCATGCCTGCCGCCGTTCACCTCCGCTTCACGAGGCGTGGCTGAAACCGGGCCCTGCGGCAGCCGTGGTTCCGCTGGGATACGAGTTGTGGAATTTCCGCGCGGCATATCTGTCTACGATATGAAGATCGTACGGAGAGGGAACGCGCGTGAGTGAACCACCAGTCCTCGTCTGCCCGGAGTGTGGGGCGCCCAGGGCGGCGGACGGCACTCCCTCCTGCACCTGCGCGCATCGCGCCGCCGAGGCCCACCTCGAGTCCCGTACGGCCGAGGCGGCGGCCGCGGAGGACTTCGACCCGGTGCGCATCCGGCCCTTCGTGGAGGTCGGTGAGGAACCGACGGACCCGGCCGGGGATCCGGAACAACCGCGTGGTGCAGGGGACTTGAGCGACACGGTCATGCTCGGAGCGGACGCCGGTCCGGCACCTTTCGAACAGCCGCTCGCGGAACCCCCGGTCGCCGGCGCCCCGGCCGGTCGCCGGCGGCGGACGACGGTCGTCGCCGGGACGGGAGCCGCCGTCGCCGTCCTGATCACGGGCGGAGTCGTCGGCGGGCTCTTCACCTACGACGGCCCCGCCCGGGACGGTTCCGTGGCCGGCGGCGTACGTGCCGGAGTGCCGGAGGTCCCACCGTCGTCGAACGGTCCGTCCGTCACTGCCTCTTCTCCTGCGGCCACCTCGACGCGGTCGTCCGCACCGCCCTCCTCCTCGCCGAGCGCACAGGCCGACGAGAGCGCGTCCCCGACGGGCACGGCCACCCCGAGCGGACCCCCGTCGAGCGCCGCGGCCACCGCCACGGTGGCCCCCCGCCCGACCGTGTCGAACGGCCAGCCCCCTGTGCTCGGCTTCGGCGACCACGGGCCCGAGGTCGTCGAACTCCAGCTCCGTCTCCAGCAGGTCGGCCTCTACGACGGGGAGGCCGACGGCGACTTCGACCAGCAGGTCCAGAGCGCGGTGCGTACCTACCAGGTCACCCGCTTCGTCCTCCAGGACGAGTCCGGCGTCTACGGCAAAGCCACCCGCACCTCGCTCGAGTCCGAGACCTCGGAACCGTGATCGCAGGTCCTACGGCCGGTGACCGTCAAGCGGGTGCGCGCGGTCGTAGGGACGGGGATAACCGGTGGGGGAGTAGGGCAGATAGCGGGCCGGTGACCCCGGATCCGCCGCGGTCGCACGGGAGTTGAGGGCCGCGGGATCGCTGCCGCGCCAGTGGCCGGTCGTGATCCGGTCCTCGAGTGCGTGCAGGGCGGCGATCTGCTCGCCCGGGCTGAAGGTGCAGTGACCCGCGTTGTCGACAAAACGCTGCCGCAGCAGGGGAGTCGAGCCCGCGGCCGTGGCGGCCCTGCGGTAGGCGCTCTCGGACTGCACCGGGATCAGCGCGTCACCGGTGGTGTGGATGTTCAGCTGGGGCTTGCTCAG is a genomic window containing:
- the tgmB gene encoding ATP-grasp ribosomal peptide maturase, which translates into the protein MTVLILTCEEDVTADMVVLHLNATGVPVVRLDPADLTDGVALSAEYVHGAFRGHLSVGGRLVGISGLRSIWVRRPGTPAARAGAPSEWLTEESAQALYGMLRGSDARWMNHPDAARRARHKPWQLRLAQRCGLPVPATIVTTFPQAAREFAERYPDLVVKPVSGAHPQDPPRAVPTSRVAPDTDFAAVAFGPTLLQRRVAKRADIRLTVVGETMLAARKVCGADDEVDVRFAPPTSSWQPTEVPPRVAAAVLAYLRAAELAYGAFDFAEDGDGTWWFLECNQSGQFGFVEVDTGQPIARSIAEWLARPGPDPRSRANGANTAVS
- the tgmA gene encoding putative ATP-grasp-modified RiPP, with product MQPFALNYARPAATLEATTPYVYDSGLQLNVLMDGRVAARDHALMRELGTTTSTAGSKTHFDD
- a CDS encoding YkvA family protein, with product MDSTTALIVVVAVLAALALAVAVGLLVRLVRTRRGLRRAGLPTGPRWVFWGALLYFVLPTDLVPDPVYLDDIGVLLLALRTLRGSAADRAALRLDGPERETSRRR
- a CDS encoding maleylpyruvate isomerase N-terminal domain-containing protein, with the protein product MNADVLRAAYGAFANVVRPLGDEESWRPTGCAGWAVRDLVFHCAGDAQRALVALHTPAAGPPDRDAVTYWRDWAPDPVGAAQGRRWNRVSASMFLDFHQLRDLYLETTAATVNAAADAPPDLRVRTQGHVLTAEDLVLTLAVEATVHHLDLVTDLPDAPGPSPAGLAAVRATLDGLLGWPVPIEWSDEHYARAATGRTPLTDAERLALGADADRFPLFS
- a CDS encoding PadR family transcriptional regulator yields the protein MTQAAFFVLTALADQPRHGYGILREVEELSEGAVQMRVGTLYGVLDRLTADALIVLDREEVQQGRLRRYYRLTDEGAAALDAEAERLAAGASAAKKRIAEGRRTPGRAPGTVPGATDAPATGRGLAGGLA
- a CDS encoding lamin tail domain-containing protein; translation: MRRGHIAAVAAAGALTVLSAIPAHAAEYSSALKLKGVQYDAPGRDSNSCATGNTDEEYLTIKNYSRTATVNLKGYVVKDAAGNKFTFTASHSLQPGDYVKLRGGRGDDSDAKNVVYRDNCNFMWNNDKDTIYLYKLSGAHADTHAYTKRANDRDGNGYITFHG
- a CDS encoding glycoside hydrolase family 43 protein → MSANPHLTRRGLLGMTAAVPLALTLGAGTAQAADSAYAMVYFTESTNLGDGTDYGLHLAVSPDGLNWTPLNQNNPLVTPTAGALGLRDPFLMRKQNGTFVVLATDLKGTDWSYNSQYIHVWDSTDLRTFTGYRRLKLHDMTTHSWAPEAFWDAGRGQYAVIYSSVNSSGHNVIMVNYTSDFVTASAPQVFFDPGYDVIDGDMAVGVGGYNYLFFKKNQTLVSARSTSLNPGSFTEYSAGVAHGGTEAPTVVKSLTTGTWWLWGDTYTPNGVFYAWQSSSLASGTWTALDQKTYTQPVNSKHCGITTITTAEYNNLLAKWGAPAWNRLKSYNYPARYVRHSDYVGRIDEYPIEPYKDSLWTLVPGLADSSGVSFRSVNYPTRYLRHYNYALQLDANDGTSTFAADATFYRTAGLADASWTSFRSYNNPTRYIRHSNYVLRIDPISTTTEKQDATFRVGY
- a CDS encoding jacalin-like lectin codes for the protein MRRFFAALAAVAAVVGGLTVTAPPAAAADSGSFNVLTYNVAGLPSAINSSSTPRESSTTAIGQRIAPYDIVHVEEDFNYHSYLYAADTNHAYRTPTSGGAGIGSGLNTLSKLPYDEDDFERVRWNSCQVDSGDCLTPKGFTFMRERLAEGVYVDFYNLHTNAGTNDGDLASRADNLNQLTAFIKTHSAGNAVVVMGDTNTRYTRSGDTIAEFGAANGLTDAWVQLIRGGSAPAKGSDALVCDQTGATVPNTCEVVDKVLYRGSKLVSLNATSYNNEHAKFLTDAGLMLSDHDPITIGFTWSRNSAFQLSDQYGGPHGDYYNDIVSVPAGARATSIGLRSGSRVDQLSVTLANGTTLAHGGTGGTASSLTLGSGEYVTTANLCQAEKDGHTRIFYAKFTTNLGRTLAGGTTTSDCVTRTAPTGWQIAGFHGRSGDEVDKIGFIYTQR
- a CDS encoding peptidoglycan-binding protein translates to MSEPPVLVCPECGAPRAADGTPSCTCAHRAAEAHLESRTAEAAAAEDFDPVRIRPFVEVGEEPTDPAGDPEQPRGAGDLSDTVMLGADAGPAPFEQPLAEPPVAGAPAGRRRRTTVVAGTGAAVAVLITGGVVGGLFTYDGPARDGSVAGGVRAGVPEVPPSSNGPSVTASSPAATSTRSSAPPSSSPSAQADESASPTGTATPSGPPSSAAATATVAPRPTVSNGQPPVLGFGDHGPEVVELQLRLQQVGLYDGEADGDFDQQVQSAVRTYQVTRFVLQDESGVYGKATRTSLESETSEP